Proteins encoded together in one Diabrotica undecimpunctata isolate CICGRU chromosome 3, icDiaUnde3, whole genome shotgun sequence window:
- the LOC140436036 gene encoding uncharacterized protein, protein MLSKQEMKDSYKTVPRCSRENETVFAGSFAPGGQKWLPSKIIETTGPLSYKVQTPDRKISRRHSDQIRIRVCDQETTDEVTPSTSMETKLLVTPQPLFLHPNEFVDLEPEIVEQAAEVKKSPARIRKPPRYLEDYDE, encoded by the coding sequence ATGTTATCTAAGCAAGAGATGAAAGATTCTTACAAAACAGTACCAAGATGTTCTCGAGAAAACGAGACTGTATTTGCAGGGTCATTTGCTCCAGGTGGTCAAAAGTGGCTTCCTTCCAAAATAATTGAAACCACTGGACCGTTAAGCTACAAAGTTCAAACCCCTGATCGTAAAATTTCACGTCGTCATTCTGACCAAATCAGAATCCGTGTGTGTGACCAAGAAACAACAGACGAAGTTACACCGTCAACCTCGATGGAAACAAAATTACTCGTAACTCCGCAACCGTTGTTTCTGCATCCAAACGAATTTGTGGACCTAGAACCAGAAATTGTAGAGCAGGCTGCTGAAGTTAAAAAGTCACCTGCTCGAATAAGAAAACCTCCAAGATATTTGGAGGACTATGATGAGTAG
- the Ttc1 gene encoding tetratricopeptide repeat protein 1 → MTEKESVSIPTNEDIVNEITTDLQTELKVTESNPEEILNSHHNEDIPKDFDEEESDTGTTTKNPDDYIDEEELKILEKDLSEEEKAERHKLALELKNKGNEQFKSGLHLESLCSYTEALRMCPLKYENDRSILYANRAASKISLIRKESAIEDCTKAIEFNDSYIRAYLRRAKLYEETEKLDESLADYKKVLELDKNNKDALQAQYRLPPLIAERNEKLKTEMLGKLKDLGNMILKPFGLSTENFQLNQDPNSGGYSVNFSQNK, encoded by the exons atgacGGAAAAAGAAAGTGTTAGTATACCAACAAATGAAGATATTGTAAATGAAATTACTACTGATTTACAAACGGAATTGAAAGTAACTGAATCTAATCCTGAAGAAATATTGAATAGTCACCATAATGAAGATATTCCGAAAGATTTCGATGAGGAAGAATCTGATACAGGTACTACTACTAAAAACCCAGACGATTATATAGACGAAGAAGAgctaaaaatattagaaaaggaTTTATCTGAGGAGGAAAAAGCAGAAAGACACAAACTAGCattagaattaaaaaataaaggaaatgaacaGTTTAAATCAGGTTTACATTTAGAATCATTATGTAGTTACACTGAGGCTTTAAGAATGTGCCCTTTAAAGTATGAAAATGATAGATCTATCTTGTATGCAAATAGAGCTGCTTCAAAAATTTCACTCATTCGAAAAGAAAGTGCTATAGAAGATTGTACCAAAGCCATAGAGTTTAATGATTCATATATTAGAGCGTACTTAAGAAGAGCCAAACTTTATGAAGAAACAGAAAAATTAGATGAAAGTCTAGCTGattataaaaaagttttagaaCTAGATAAGAATAATAAGGATGCTTTACAAGCCCAATATAGGTTACCACCCTTAATAGCAGAACGAAATGAAAAGCTTAAAACTGAAATGTTAG GAAAACTGAAAGATTTGGGTAATATGATCTTGAAGCCATTTGGACTATCCACTGAAAACTTCCAGTTAAATCAAGATCCAAATTCGGGAGGGTATTCTGTcaatttttcacaaaataaatGA
- the LOC140437339 gene encoding uncharacterized protein isoform X1, whose product MYDIEIFDKDKNRLSISPEDLQNKCRVCLTKDGLFNIFETKENDHFYSDILATLSLLQVDKTDGMPQRVCEVCGDLVTKVHTFKQQIQASHVILQIALGQINLNSIGKPESKSEFEHPDLLQQLGVPDLPEDDKIDIGDENKKDVLQPGMEYSCSFCGLKFETKSEYIFHRKREERQRRTKQSCPHCSKKFFTYELKDHINSHTKSKPYECETCGIKFGYKTSLTLHNLRHKSNEIPKFSCGECGKNFFTKHTLGVHQKMHGGPPYPCKICRKSFSKRNVLKLHMRCHSGERPFLCTNCGAKFSQRGHLNTHIKLKHSSEKPFECTQCDKKFAIKSHLSAHTRTHSKDKSFLCTVCGKMFQQEIACKAHMLGHSEEPGILCNTCGQLFPTRINLFEHIRENHGELPFSPVNKRRWPRGVKIRMCELCQKQFDRKSTYEIHMRSHTGEKPFPCKECGKNFTQASHLYYHMKLHNGEKDFSCQFCKKRFTLKGNLLQHVRTHTGEKPFQCDICSKKFCTPHTLRRHKITHMPDNSGI is encoded by the exons ATGTATGACATTGAAATATTTGACAAAGACAAAAATCGTTTAAGCATTTCACCAGAAGATCTCCAAAATAAGTGCAGAGTCTGTCTGACAAAAGATGGCTTATTTAATATCTTTGAAACCAAAGAAAATGATCATTTCTATAGTGATATATTGGCCACTCTATCCTTACTGCag gtaGATAAGACAGATGGGATGCCACAGAGAGTCTGCGAAGTATGTGGTGATTTGGTCACAAAAGTTCATACCTTCAAACAACAAATACAAGCATCTCATGTTATCTTACAAATAGCGTTAGGTCAAATAAATCTAAACAGTATAGGAAAGCCAGAAAGTAAATCGGAATTTGAACACCCTGATTTGTTGCAACAATTGGGTGTGCCTGATTTACCAGAAGATGATAAAATAGATATTGGTGACGAAAATAAGAAGGATGTTTTACAACCAGGAATGGAGTATTCTTGTTCGTTTTGTGGCctaaaatttgaaacaaaatctGAGTATATTTTTCATAGAAAACGAGAAGAAAGACAAAGAAGAACAAAACAATCCTGTCCACATTGttcaaaaaagttttttactTATGAATTAAAGGATCATATAAATTCTCACACAAAATCCAAACCTTATGAATGCGAGACCTGTGGTATAAAGTTTGGTTATAAAACAAGCTTAACATTGCATAATTTAAGACATAAATCTAACGAAATTCCAAAGTTCTCTTGTGGAGAATGCGgtaaaaatttttttaccaaACACACTTTGGGAGTGCACCAAAAGATGCATGGAGGGCCCCCATACCCGTGTAAAATTTGCCGTAAGAGTTTTTCCAAGAGAAATGTTTTGAAGTTACATATGCGATGTCATTCTGGAGAACGGCCGTTTTTATGTACCAACTGTGGTGCAAAATTTTCACAACGAGGACATTTGAATACTCATATTAAACTTAAACATAGCAGTGAAAAACCATTTGAGTGTACCCAATGCGATAAAAAGTTTGCTATAAAGAGCCACCTTTCCGCCCACACCAGAACTCACTCAAAGGATAAATCTTTTTTGTGTACTGTGTGCGGAAAAATGTTTCAACAAGAAATTGCATGTAAAGCTCACATGCTGGGTCATTCTGAGGAACCCGGAATTTTGTGTAATACGTGTGGTCAACTGTTTCCTACTAGAATAAATTTATTCGAGCACATAAGAGAAAACCACGGTGAACTTCCTTTTAGTCCCGTGAACAAGAGACGTTGGCCTAGAGGTGTCAAAATACGCATGTGTGAACTGTGTCAAAAGCAGTTCGATAGAAAGAGCACTTATGAGATTCATATGAGGAGCCATACAGGAGAAAAACCTTTTCCTTGCAAAGAATGTGGTAAAAACTTTACTCAGGCATCGCACTTGTACTATCATATGAAATTACACAATGGAGAAAAAGATTTTAGTTGTCAATTTTGCAAGAAAAGGTTCACTCTCAAGGGTAATCTTCTGCAGCACGTCAGGACACATACCGGAGAAAAACCATTTCAGTGTGATATATGTTCGAAAAAGTTCTGTACACCTCATACTTTGAGAAGACATAAAATTACTCATATGCCTGATAATAGTGGAATTTAA
- the LOC140437339 gene encoding uncharacterized protein isoform X2, with protein MPQRVCEVCGDLVTKVHTFKQQIQASHVILQIALGQINLNSIGKPESKSEFEHPDLLQQLGVPDLPEDDKIDIGDENKKDVLQPGMEYSCSFCGLKFETKSEYIFHRKREERQRRTKQSCPHCSKKFFTYELKDHINSHTKSKPYECETCGIKFGYKTSLTLHNLRHKSNEIPKFSCGECGKNFFTKHTLGVHQKMHGGPPYPCKICRKSFSKRNVLKLHMRCHSGERPFLCTNCGAKFSQRGHLNTHIKLKHSSEKPFECTQCDKKFAIKSHLSAHTRTHSKDKSFLCTVCGKMFQQEIACKAHMLGHSEEPGILCNTCGQLFPTRINLFEHIRENHGELPFSPVNKRRWPRGVKIRMCELCQKQFDRKSTYEIHMRSHTGEKPFPCKECGKNFTQASHLYYHMKLHNGEKDFSCQFCKKRFTLKGNLLQHVRTHTGEKPFQCDICSKKFCTPHTLRRHKITHMPDNSGI; from the coding sequence ATGCCACAGAGAGTCTGCGAAGTATGTGGTGATTTGGTCACAAAAGTTCATACCTTCAAACAACAAATACAAGCATCTCATGTTATCTTACAAATAGCGTTAGGTCAAATAAATCTAAACAGTATAGGAAAGCCAGAAAGTAAATCGGAATTTGAACACCCTGATTTGTTGCAACAATTGGGTGTGCCTGATTTACCAGAAGATGATAAAATAGATATTGGTGACGAAAATAAGAAGGATGTTTTACAACCAGGAATGGAGTATTCTTGTTCGTTTTGTGGCctaaaatttgaaacaaaatctGAGTATATTTTTCATAGAAAACGAGAAGAAAGACAAAGAAGAACAAAACAATCCTGTCCACATTGttcaaaaaagttttttactTATGAATTAAAGGATCATATAAATTCTCACACAAAATCCAAACCTTATGAATGCGAGACCTGTGGTATAAAGTTTGGTTATAAAACAAGCTTAACATTGCATAATTTAAGACATAAATCTAACGAAATTCCAAAGTTCTCTTGTGGAGAATGCGgtaaaaatttttttaccaaACACACTTTGGGAGTGCACCAAAAGATGCATGGAGGGCCCCCATACCCGTGTAAAATTTGCCGTAAGAGTTTTTCCAAGAGAAATGTTTTGAAGTTACATATGCGATGTCATTCTGGAGAACGGCCGTTTTTATGTACCAACTGTGGTGCAAAATTTTCACAACGAGGACATTTGAATACTCATATTAAACTTAAACATAGCAGTGAAAAACCATTTGAGTGTACCCAATGCGATAAAAAGTTTGCTATAAAGAGCCACCTTTCCGCCCACACCAGAACTCACTCAAAGGATAAATCTTTTTTGTGTACTGTGTGCGGAAAAATGTTTCAACAAGAAATTGCATGTAAAGCTCACATGCTGGGTCATTCTGAGGAACCCGGAATTTTGTGTAATACGTGTGGTCAACTGTTTCCTACTAGAATAAATTTATTCGAGCACATAAGAGAAAACCACGGTGAACTTCCTTTTAGTCCCGTGAACAAGAGACGTTGGCCTAGAGGTGTCAAAATACGCATGTGTGAACTGTGTCAAAAGCAGTTCGATAGAAAGAGCACTTATGAGATTCATATGAGGAGCCATACAGGAGAAAAACCTTTTCCTTGCAAAGAATGTGGTAAAAACTTTACTCAGGCATCGCACTTGTACTATCATATGAAATTACACAATGGAGAAAAAGATTTTAGTTGTCAATTTTGCAAGAAAAGGTTCACTCTCAAGGGTAATCTTCTGCAGCACGTCAGGACACATACCGGAGAAAAACCATTTCAGTGTGATATATGTTCGAAAAAGTTCTGTACACCTCATACTTTGAGAAGACATAAAATTACTCATATGCCTGATAATAGTGGAATTTAA